A section of the Fretibacterium sp. OH1220_COT-178 genome encodes:
- a CDS encoding branched-chain amino acid ABC transporter permease, whose translation MPLNFALSTLFQQIINGLSLGSVYALIAVGYSLVYSILLFSNFAHGGFLVVGGYACYYLLTQSGYGIVLASAGAVLASGVVAVLTERLAYKPIRERTSTTLYLLIASMGVSIVIENIFVIVVGGRFRALPQDTFPSGVFSLGSGVTVNASDILSLAVAVIFLGALQLFLSRTRWGLAIRAAACDLRTAGLMGVNVSLLIGIVFFVAGLLAAVGGIFLSAKYSIYPQLGNITIKAFIAAVIGGLGSLPGAVLGSLLLGLAEMLTAGFISSQMRDIVVFSMLVAMLLVRPAGFFGKRVGDKI comes from the coding sequence ATGCCTTTGAACTTTGCGCTGTCGACGCTGTTCCAACAGATCATCAACGGGCTTTCCCTGGGCTCGGTCTACGCGCTGATCGCCGTGGGCTATTCGCTGGTGTACTCCATCCTGCTCTTCTCCAACTTCGCGCACGGAGGCTTTCTGGTCGTCGGGGGGTACGCCTGCTACTACCTGCTGACCCAGAGCGGGTACGGCATCGTCCTGGCCTCGGCCGGGGCCGTCCTGGCCTCCGGCGTGGTGGCCGTCCTGACCGAGCGCCTGGCCTACAAGCCTATCCGCGAACGCACCTCCACGACGCTCTACCTGCTGATCGCCTCGATGGGCGTCAGCATCGTCATCGAGAACATCTTCGTCATCGTCGTGGGCGGGCGCTTCCGCGCTCTGCCGCAGGATACGTTTCCGTCCGGGGTGTTCAGCTTGGGCAGCGGGGTCACGGTCAACGCTTCCGATATCCTTTCGCTGGCTGTTGCTGTTATCTTCCTGGGGGCGCTCCAGCTCTTCCTGTCGCGGACGCGCTGGGGGCTGGCCATCCGGGCGGCGGCGTGCGACCTGCGCACGGCCGGCCTGATGGGGGTCAACGTGTCGCTCCTGATCGGGATCGTCTTCTTCGTCGCGGGCCTGCTGGCTGCCGTAGGGGGGATCTTCCTATCCGCCAAGTACTCGATTTATCCTCAGCTCGGCAACATCACGATCAAGGCGTTCATCGCCGCGGTGATCGGCGGCCTGGGCTCCCTGCCCGGAGCGGTGCTGGGCAGCCTGCTCCTGGGGCTGGCGGAGATGCTCACCGCCGGGTTCATCAGCAGCCAGATGCGGGATATCGTGGTCTTCTCCATGCTGGTGGCCATGCTGCTGGTCCGCCCCGCCGGGTTCTTCGGCAAGCGGGTCGGCGACAAGATATAG
- a CDS encoding ABC transporter substrate-binding protein, giving the protein MKKSMVFLTALLLFVAVPAAASDAIRVGEIATVTGDFAAYGVAEVESVKIAVEEINAAGGVLGRKLEVVMYDCRTRQEDMVNAARRLVEQDKVVAVIGPSGSGLCIAAAPIFNRGRVAHLGTLPTNPLVTVDEAGKVRPYNFRICFLDPYQGRMMAYFAAKDLNASKAAVLYDVSSDYSQGQREFFVKGFEEFGGRIVADEGFRGDDVDFRSQLTNIKEKKPDVLIFPFMGKALPLAVKQARELGIKTVIVGGDGYGDFMWEVAGDALGDTYWVSHVDRYDPTLKDFFDKYKERTGTECQEFMNAVMAYDCVYWLKDAIERAGSDDPVKVRDALEATASLELLHCVLTMDEFHNPKDKDGVMLKCDPKQKKALFFKKVRPE; this is encoded by the coding sequence GTGAAAAAGTCTATGGTGTTCCTGACGGCGCTTCTGCTGTTTGTTGCGGTTCCCGCGGCGGCTTCGGATGCGATCAGGGTGGGGGAGATCGCCACCGTGACGGGCGACTTCGCGGCCTACGGGGTCGCGGAGGTGGAGTCCGTGAAGATCGCCGTCGAGGAGATCAACGCCGCGGGCGGAGTCTTGGGCAGGAAGCTGGAGGTCGTGATGTACGACTGCCGGACCCGGCAGGAGGACATGGTGAACGCGGCGCGGCGTCTGGTGGAGCAGGACAAGGTCGTGGCGGTCATCGGCCCCAGCGGCAGCGGGCTCTGTATCGCGGCCGCCCCCATATTCAACAGGGGCAGGGTCGCCCACCTCGGCACCCTTCCCACCAATCCCCTGGTCACGGTGGACGAGGCCGGTAAGGTGCGTCCCTACAACTTCCGCATCTGCTTCCTGGATCCCTATCAGGGGCGCATGATGGCCTACTTCGCGGCAAAGGACCTGAACGCCTCCAAGGCCGCGGTCCTCTACGACGTTTCGAGCGACTACTCCCAGGGCCAGCGCGAGTTCTTCGTGAAGGGCTTCGAGGAGTTCGGCGGCAGGATCGTGGCGGACGAGGGCTTCCGCGGCGATGACGTGGATTTCCGCTCCCAGCTGACCAACATCAAGGAGAAGAAGCCCGACGTCCTGATCTTCCCGTTCATGGGCAAGGCACTGCCCCTGGCCGTGAAGCAGGCCCGGGAGCTGGGGATCAAGACCGTGATCGTGGGGGGCGACGGGTACGGCGACTTCATGTGGGAGGTTGCGGGCGACGCTCTGGGGGACACCTATTGGGTCAGCCACGTGGACCGCTACGATCCCACGCTGAAGGACTTCTTCGACAAGTATAAGGAGAGGACGGGGACGGAGTGTCAGGAGTTCATGAACGCCGTCATGGCCTACGACTGCGTCTACTGGCTGAAGGACGCGATCGAGCGAGCCGGGTCGGACGACCCGGTCAAGGTGCGCGACGCCCTGGAGGCGACGGCGAGCCTCGAGCTGCTGCACTGCGTCCTGACCATGGACGAGTTCCACAACCCCAAGGACAAGGACGGCGTCATGCTCAAGTGCGACCCGAAGCAGAAAAAGGCCCTGTTCTTCAAGAAGGTCCGTCCGGAATAG
- a CDS encoding methyl-accepting chemotaxis protein: MFRLRSLKAKFIAAVGGIFLLSILILSSGILLSVNAQVRRQLQENVRYNLEGFYSLLRIYEQQSLARAQRFAERETLIQAVRSGSIEALRMASVPMLQESGMDYLVLTDAKGDTLFRAHVPDELPASGDNIAKQENIRRALRGESSVGIEEGRVVRLSIRAGAPIRHNGAIIGALSTGYVASNNKLVDEAKQITGGDFSIFLGHERVASTIPGRDGKPLNAPLPQETAFADAASLKEDPGLGPDYLSAFRPLSGAKGAPIGFVSASRPLDIASDIMRAIFKAALWSILILLLPTVALTVLLVRRIGRPLAHLRGLLASAGAGDLTVHGEIHSDDDISELVATFNQMTQQQSSMVSNVRTSAAELKSASRGIAASIGEASATTREVSACVSEVSGLMTDGADSVKDAHRVLLSLAELVRSAQDKSREVLELSERTLSAATRGHETVDQAVRRMEQIKALSRETEEWMATLDENSRRISTITETITGLARQTNLLALNAAIEAARAGEAGKGFAVVADEVRKLAEESNKGAMEVAQLVGRIVENTAGAVAGIRQSSAEVENGAADVRLAGEVLNSIFEASRDAGTAVDEIVSIAEEETGSAEEVVRLVGDMLETFEKTELKARRAAEMTDETHTTIQSIEAETDALNGMAEQLDESVSVFHVNGGALVSLSDIGRVKKAKSDHLLWKMRIENMLKGTEKVRPEDVNAPEECRLGQWYHSADNPFRDMSEYQALDRPHRIVHEMASRAAELYGKGDVKGARGCFRRLQKSSGKVIRLLNRLIRRIEHRK, translated from the coding sequence TTGTTTCGTCTGCGCAGTCTCAAGGCCAAGTTCATCGCCGCCGTCGGAGGCATTTTCCTCCTGTCGATCCTCATCCTCTCGAGCGGCATACTTCTGAGCGTCAACGCCCAGGTCCGGCGCCAGCTCCAGGAGAACGTCCGCTACAATCTGGAGGGATTCTACAGCCTCCTGCGGATCTACGAGCAGCAGTCCCTGGCGCGCGCCCAGAGGTTCGCGGAGCGCGAGACGCTGATCCAGGCGGTCCGGTCCGGAAGCATCGAGGCCTTGAGGATGGCCTCCGTCCCCATGCTCCAGGAGAGCGGCATGGACTACCTCGTCCTGACGGACGCCAAGGGCGACACCCTCTTTCGCGCCCACGTCCCCGACGAGCTTCCCGCCTCCGGGGACAACATCGCCAAACAGGAGAACATCCGCCGCGCCCTGAGGGGCGAGAGCAGCGTGGGAATCGAGGAGGGCCGCGTCGTCAGGCTCTCCATCCGCGCCGGAGCACCCATCCGCCACAACGGAGCCATCATCGGCGCCCTCTCCACGGGCTACGTCGCCAGCAACAACAAGCTCGTGGACGAGGCCAAGCAGATCACCGGGGGCGACTTCTCGATCTTCCTGGGACACGAGCGGGTGGCCAGCACCATCCCGGGACGGGACGGCAAGCCCCTGAACGCTCCCCTGCCGCAGGAGACCGCCTTCGCCGATGCGGCCTCGTTGAAGGAGGATCCGGGGCTCGGCCCCGATTACCTGTCCGCGTTCCGCCCCCTGAGCGGCGCAAAGGGCGCCCCGATCGGCTTCGTCTCGGCGTCTCGGCCCCTCGACATCGCGTCGGACATCATGCGCGCCATCTTCAAGGCGGCGCTCTGGAGCATCCTGATCCTCCTGCTGCCCACCGTGGCGCTCACCGTCCTGCTCGTCCGCAGGATCGGCCGTCCTCTTGCCCACCTGCGCGGCCTGCTGGCCTCCGCCGGAGCCGGGGATCTGACCGTACACGGGGAGATCCACTCGGACGACGACATCTCCGAGCTGGTGGCGACCTTCAACCAGATGACGCAGCAGCAGTCCTCCATGGTCTCGAACGTCCGGACCTCCGCGGCGGAGCTGAAGTCGGCCTCCAGGGGAATCGCCGCCTCCATAGGGGAGGCATCCGCCACGACCCGGGAGGTCTCGGCCTGCGTCTCGGAGGTTTCGGGCCTCATGACCGACGGGGCCGATTCGGTCAAGGATGCGCATCGCGTGCTCCTCAGCCTCGCGGAGCTCGTCCGGTCGGCCCAGGACAAGAGCCGGGAGGTCCTGGAGCTCTCCGAACGCACGCTGTCCGCCGCCACCCGGGGACACGAGACCGTGGATCAGGCCGTCCGCAGGATGGAGCAGATCAAGGCCCTCAGCAGGGAGACCGAGGAGTGGATGGCCACTCTCGACGAGAATTCCCGACGCATCTCCACCATCACCGAGACCATCACCGGCCTTGCCCGACAGACGAACCTCCTGGCCCTGAACGCCGCCATCGAGGCCGCCAGGGCCGGCGAGGCCGGCAAGGGGTTTGCGGTGGTCGCCGACGAGGTGAGGAAGCTCGCCGAGGAATCCAACAAGGGCGCCATGGAGGTGGCCCAGCTCGTCGGCCGGATCGTCGAGAACACGGCCGGAGCGGTGGCCGGAATACGCCAGAGCAGCGCCGAGGTGGAGAACGGAGCCGCCGACGTCCGCCTCGCGGGAGAGGTCCTGAACTCCATATTCGAGGCCAGCAGGGATGCGGGTACCGCCGTCGACGAGATCGTCTCGATCGCCGAGGAGGAGACGGGAAGCGCCGAGGAGGTCGTCCGGCTGGTCGGAGACATGCTGGAGACCTTCGAAAAGACCGAGCTCAAGGCGAGGCGGGCCGCGGAGATGACCGACGAGACCCACACCACCATCCAAAGCATCGAGGCGGAGACCGACGCCCTAAACGGGATGGCGGAACAATTGGACGAGAGCGTCAGCGTCTTCCACGTCAACGGCGGGGCACTGGTCAGCCTGTCCGACATCGGGCGCGTCAAAAAGGCCAAGTCCGACCACCTGCTGTGGAAGATGCGCATCGAGAACATGCTCAAGGGAACGGAAAAGGTACGGCCCGAGGACGTGAACGCCCCGGAGGAGTGCCGGCTGGGCCAGTGGTACCACTCGGCGGACAACCCCTTCAGGGATATGAGCGAATATCAGGCGCTCGACCGACCCCACAGAATCGTGCACGAGATGGCCTCCAGGGCCGCGGAGCTTTACGGCAAGGGGGACGTGAAGGGAGCGCGGGGTTGTTTCAGGCGCCTGCAGAAGAGCTCGGGCAAGGTCATTCGCCTGCTCAATCGCCTGATCCGCAGGATCGAGCACAGGAAGTAG
- a CDS encoding gamma-glutamyl-gamma-aminobutyrate hydrolase family protein, with protein MNKPIIGVLGSIRRDSDADFVCVDRTYTNTACIRALDRNGGVPILVPVPEVPTLADPALALCDGLLFPGGWDVDPRHYGEPPHATLGPVLPELDAFWFHAAAYAMERRIPMLGICRGMQLLNVACGGSLYQDIGERPEKNLLHAQQLRRDTPTHKVLIEPESRLRRILDAESAYTNTLHHQSVKNLGKGLAISARAEDGVVEAIESPDGLIVAVQWHPEDLQTTAPAMNHLFEDLCDRALRYRKDRA; from the coding sequence ATGAACAAGCCCATCATCGGCGTCCTGGGCAGCATTCGCCGCGATTCCGACGCCGATTTCGTGTGCGTCGACCGCACCTATACGAACACGGCGTGCATCCGCGCCCTGGACCGCAACGGCGGCGTGCCGATCCTCGTTCCGGTGCCCGAGGTCCCCACCCTGGCGGACCCCGCCCTGGCTCTGTGCGACGGGCTGCTCTTTCCGGGCGGATGGGATGTGGACCCGCGCCACTACGGAGAGCCGCCCCACGCGACCCTGGGACCGGTATTGCCCGAGCTGGACGCCTTCTGGTTCCACGCGGCGGCCTACGCCATGGAGCGCCGCATCCCCATGCTGGGCATCTGCCGCGGCATGCAGCTCCTGAACGTGGCCTGCGGGGGGAGCCTTTATCAGGACATCGGCGAACGTCCCGAGAAGAACCTGCTGCACGCGCAGCAGCTGCGCCGGGACACCCCGACGCACAAGGTGCTGATCGAGCCGGAGAGCCGCCTCCGTCGCATCCTGGACGCGGAGAGCGCCTACACCAACACCCTGCATCACCAGTCCGTGAAGAACCTGGGCAAGGGGCTGGCCATCTCCGCGCGCGCCGAGGACGGGGTCGTCGAGGCCATCGAAAGCCCAGACGGCCTGATCGTGGCCGTACAGTGGCACCCGGAGGATCTCCAGACGACGGCCCCCGCCATGAACCACCTCTTCGAGGACCTCTGCGACCGCGCCCTGCGCTACCGCAAGGACAGGGCCTGA